One stretch of Akkermansia sp. RCC_12PD DNA includes these proteins:
- a CDS encoding LamG-like jellyroll fold domain-containing protein → MMGTALLASNADASTLLYGLDFNNLNEQNLTNLGSGTTAINGTAGYINWTGDNVPLGDGGYAHRVNGATFNISNSGGIDGINLSTGFSVGLHLKNGNNPVWQDALSITFGNTTIRVEMNASNQWVIYNGADIGIPQGTLLFQTDPGNWDYLGLTFQGDKMNVYKNGQLTNSITTGLSDSTLVTGIRGGGEHAATNSQVYIDNVAVYDGVLNGNDFAYLSQNAMPAELVPEPATASLSLLGLASLLMRRRRK, encoded by the coding sequence ATGATGGGAACAGCATTACTGGCTTCAAACGCCGATGCTTCCACCCTTCTTTACGGACTGGATTTCAACAATTTGAATGAGCAGAATTTAACCAACCTGGGGAGCGGAACAACCGCTATCAACGGAACAGCCGGGTACATTAACTGGACCGGCGACAATGTTCCCCTCGGTGATGGAGGCTATGCCCACAGAGTGAACGGCGCAACATTCAATATCAGCAACAGTGGCGGCATTGACGGCATCAACCTTTCCACCGGATTCAGCGTCGGCCTCCATCTGAAGAACGGCAACAATCCCGTCTGGCAGGATGCCCTTTCCATCACATTCGGTAACACAACCATCAGGGTGGAAATGAATGCTTCCAACCAGTGGGTGATTTACAACGGTGCCGACATAGGTATTCCGCAAGGAACTCTTCTCTTCCAGACAGACCCCGGCAACTGGGATTACCTGGGTCTGACCTTCCAAGGCGACAAAATGAATGTGTACAAAAACGGCCAGTTGACCAATTCCATCACGACCGGCCTTTCAGATTCCACCCTCGTTACCGGCATCAGGGGAGGAGGCGAACATGCCGCTACTAATTCCCAGGTCTATATAGACAACGTGGCCGTTTATGACGGCGTGCTCAATGGCAACGATTTCGCCTACCTGAGCCAGAATGCCATGCCTGCCGAACTGGTTCCGGAACCGGCCACTGCTTCACTGAGCCTTCTCGGGCTGGCTTCCCTGCTTATGCGCAGAAGAAGAAAGTAA
- a CDS encoding thioredoxin family protein, which yields MSLFRPFMLIITSFLLASCAGTSPDANKPKVRKSLSEQLQDNLAASIANVPPSLMGNGPGTQQATQLTASTQEEMLASADSGAVFFTDPYNSDASIPGLDEAFTRKKENQRWIQSYSSALREAQRTGYPILIWFHHSKGSPPSRKLAADLLHTREFEEWAKENIIRVCYDQAEEFESEPNAKKRSRMKEYVSKAPSLFGVRGTPVLLIMSPDGTKVDTLRGYYNGQSRLYFDQIKNSVKLANQQYEKFKKTLIPKGYRTWTGANGNTLFAKLSRYSEKDQAVWLQEFDGHQNKTSLRSLSEEDRKWILDQKAARKASAPGAEKR from the coding sequence ATGAGTTTGTTCAGGCCCTTCATGCTCATAATAACGTCGTTTCTCCTGGCCTCCTGTGCAGGGACGTCTCCGGATGCAAACAAGCCGAAAGTCCGGAAAAGCCTTTCCGAACAGCTTCAGGACAATCTGGCCGCATCCATCGCCAACGTTCCCCCTTCTCTGATGGGGAACGGCCCCGGAACGCAGCAGGCCACCCAGTTGACCGCCTCCACCCAGGAGGAAATGCTGGCAAGTGCGGACAGCGGAGCCGTGTTTTTCACGGACCCCTACAATTCAGACGCATCCATTCCCGGCCTGGATGAAGCCTTCACGCGGAAGAAGGAAAACCAGCGGTGGATACAGAGTTATTCGTCCGCCCTCCGGGAAGCCCAGAGAACCGGCTATCCCATCCTGATCTGGTTCCACCATTCCAAGGGAAGCCCCCCCAGCAGGAAACTGGCTGCGGACCTGCTCCACACGCGGGAGTTCGAGGAATGGGCCAAGGAAAATATTATCCGCGTCTGCTATGACCAGGCGGAAGAATTTGAAAGCGAGCCGAACGCCAAAAAGCGCAGTCGGATGAAAGAGTATGTCAGCAAGGCCCCTTCCCTGTTCGGGGTCAGGGGCACGCCCGTACTGCTGATCATGTCTCCGGACGGCACCAAGGTGGATACCCTCCGCGGTTATTACAACGGTCAAAGCCGCCTTTATTTCGACCAGATCAAAAACAGCGTCAAACTGGCGAACCAGCAGTATGAAAAGTTTAAAAAAACTCTGATTCCCAAAGGCTACAGGACCTGGACCGGAGCAAACGGCAACACCTTGTTTGCCAAACTTTCACGCTACTCGGAGAAGGACCAGGCCGTCTGGCTTCAGGAATTCGACGGCCACCAGAATAAAACCTCTTTAAGAAGCCTTAGCGAGGAAGACAGGAAATGGATTCTGGATCAAAAGGCGGCACGGAAGGCCTCCGCTCCCGGAGCCGAAAAACGGTAG
- a CDS encoding sulfatase, with protein sequence MHQYLTNGLLLAACSASLAFSAQTKEGDQRPNILVIVTDDHSYQTLGTCEKDSPMPYPNFRKLADEGMVFDRSYCANSLCGPSRACIYTGRHSHMNGYLFNEHAAPFDGSQPTFPKMLQKAGYQTAIVGKWHLEAIPPNARGDMSKYESNPTGFDYWEIFPGQGNYFNPDFITPGKDGKRVVKTEPGYATELVTQKSLKWLDQRDKTKPFMLVVGHKAPHRCWCPSIQNLGRAKQYADLADPPANLEDDFANRPEFLKMTEQTLLNHFNVWSDEHLIKEVVPEDIQKMLSCPESKTLHTKYDWEMPEWVRMDPQQKEAWYNYHKARTLQLVKDIRSGKIKTKNDILLRRWRHYMEDYLGTVLSVDESIGEIMDYLKKNGLEKNTIVLYCGDQGFYMGEHGLYDKRWIFEESFRMPLIMKWPGHIKPGVRSNAMVQELDYAPTFCEVAGAATPENMSTFQGRSLTPLFKTGDHPDFKDRPLYYAFYENPGEHNAPRHDGLRTERYTLSYLWTSDEWMLFDNHKDPAQMVDVHAKPEYAETMKELRRLYQQLRKDCQVPEGFPGATGKLSVTPRWDCGTGKN encoded by the coding sequence ATGCATCAATATCTAACGAACGGCCTGTTGCTTGCGGCCTGCTCCGCTTCCCTGGCTTTCAGCGCCCAAACCAAGGAGGGAGACCAACGGCCCAATATTCTGGTCATTGTCACGGACGACCATTCCTACCAGACCCTGGGGACCTGTGAAAAAGATTCTCCCATGCCCTACCCGAATTTCCGCAAGCTGGCGGACGAAGGCATGGTGTTTGACCGCAGCTACTGCGCCAACTCCCTTTGCGGACCGTCCCGCGCCTGCATTTACACGGGACGCCACTCCCACATGAACGGTTACCTGTTCAATGAACACGCCGCCCCCTTTGACGGTTCCCAGCCTACTTTCCCCAAGATGCTTCAGAAGGCCGGCTACCAGACAGCCATTGTAGGCAAATGGCACCTGGAAGCCATTCCGCCAAATGCCAGGGGAGACATGTCCAAATATGAGTCCAATCCCACCGGATTCGACTATTGGGAAATTTTCCCCGGCCAGGGCAATTACTTCAACCCGGATTTCATCACGCCCGGCAAGGACGGCAAACGCGTGGTGAAGACGGAACCCGGCTACGCCACGGAACTGGTCACGCAAAAGAGTCTCAAATGGCTGGACCAGCGTGACAAGACCAAGCCTTTCATGCTTGTCGTGGGCCACAAGGCTCCCCACCGCTGCTGGTGTCCTTCCATCCAAAACCTGGGACGCGCCAAGCAGTATGCAGACCTTGCCGATCCGCCCGCCAATCTGGAAGACGACTTTGCCAACCGTCCGGAATTCCTGAAAATGACGGAACAGACGCTACTCAATCACTTCAATGTGTGGTCCGACGAACACCTGATCAAAGAGGTCGTCCCGGAAGACATCCAGAAGATGCTATCATGCCCTGAATCCAAGACCCTGCACACCAAGTACGACTGGGAAATGCCCGAATGGGTGCGCATGGACCCGCAGCAGAAGGAAGCCTGGTACAATTATCACAAGGCCCGCACCCTCCAGCTCGTGAAAGACATTCGCAGCGGCAAGATCAAGACCAAGAATGATATTCTGCTCCGCCGCTGGCGCCATTACATGGAAGATTACCTGGGCACCGTGCTTTCCGTGGATGAAAGCATCGGGGAAATCATGGACTACCTGAAAAAGAACGGCTTGGAGAAAAATACCATCGTTCTCTACTGCGGGGACCAGGGATTCTACATGGGCGAACACGGCTTGTATGACAAGCGCTGGATTTTCGAGGAATCCTTCCGGATGCCCCTCATCATGAAGTGGCCGGGGCACATCAAGCCCGGCGTGCGTTCCAACGCCATGGTGCAGGAATTGGACTATGCCCCCACCTTCTGTGAAGTGGCCGGAGCCGCCACTCCGGAAAACATGTCCACTTTCCAGGGACGCAGCCTCACGCCGCTGTTCAAGACGGGAGATCACCCGGACTTCAAGGACCGTCCGCTGTACTACGCCTTTTATGAAAATCCCGGAGAACACAACGCTCCGCGCCATGACGGCCTCCGCACGGAACGCTATACTCTTTCCTACCTCTGGACCAGCGATGAATGGATGCTTTTCGACAACCACAAGGACCCCGCCCAGATGGTGGACGTTCACGCCAAGCCGGAGTATGCGGAAACCATGAAGGAACTCAGAAGGCTATACCAGCAGCTCCGCAAGGACTGCCAGGTTCCGGAAGGTTTTCCCGGAGCCACGGGCAAGCTGTCCGTCACCCCCAGATGGGACTGCGGGACCGGCAAGAATTGA
- the cysS gene encoding cysteine--tRNA ligase yields MLHLYDTRTRKAQEISPMDGKTLRFYCCGPTVYAPAHIGNFRTFIMQDVFRRVVELGGTATTHVRNLTDVDDKTIRDSRKAAVTLAEFTAAWADKFHRDCQALNCLPPHVEPSAVAHIPEQIEMVKALVEKGHAYPSEDGSVYFRISSFPEYGSLSHLDKRELDLGKTANARSHADEYEKDSVADFVLWKSRRPEDGDNYWPSPWGEGRPGWHLECSAMIHKYFGNDFDLHSGGVDLVFPHHENEAAQSRCACGGGFARLWFHIAHLLVDGGKMSKSLGNMYTLEDLEKLGHKPEAVRYVLAGGYYRRPLNFTLSSLEDARGALNRMAKFDAQLRTAAGMDNIPSYDEFRVSRPELGLFQPAWDSLNDDLNTPEALGHVFTAMRKAEVPSLTPEEALHMRHAFHFILNAFGIILPKEEKEEAPEEVRTLAEQRWQAKQSRDWAEADRLRAAVTALGWTIKDRKDDYDIVKS; encoded by the coding sequence ATGTTACACCTTTACGATACCCGCACCCGGAAGGCACAGGAGATTTCCCCAATGGATGGAAAAACGCTGCGCTTTTACTGCTGCGGTCCCACGGTGTACGCTCCCGCCCACATCGGCAATTTCCGCACCTTCATCATGCAGGATGTGTTCCGCCGCGTTGTGGAACTGGGAGGAACGGCCACCACGCATGTCCGCAACCTGACGGACGTGGACGACAAAACCATCCGCGACTCCCGCAAAGCGGCCGTCACTCTGGCGGAATTCACCGCCGCATGGGCGGACAAGTTCCACCGGGACTGCCAGGCCCTCAACTGCCTTCCCCCGCATGTGGAGCCCTCCGCCGTCGCCCACATTCCGGAGCAGATAGAAATGGTGAAAGCCCTTGTGGAAAAAGGCCACGCCTACCCTTCCGAAGACGGGTCCGTGTATTTCAGGATTTCCTCTTTCCCGGAATACGGCAGTCTTTCCCATCTGGACAAGCGGGAACTGGACCTCGGCAAAACCGCCAACGCCCGATCCCATGCAGACGAGTATGAAAAGGATTCCGTGGCGGATTTCGTGCTTTGGAAGAGCCGCCGTCCGGAAGACGGAGACAACTACTGGCCGTCTCCGTGGGGAGAAGGGCGCCCCGGCTGGCACCTGGAATGCTCCGCGATGATCCACAAATACTTCGGCAATGATTTCGACCTTCATTCCGGCGGTGTGGACTTGGTATTTCCCCATCACGAGAACGAAGCGGCCCAATCACGCTGCGCCTGCGGAGGCGGTTTTGCGCGCCTGTGGTTCCATATCGCCCACCTGCTGGTGGACGGCGGCAAAATGTCCAAGTCCCTGGGCAATATGTACACGCTGGAAGACCTAGAGAAACTGGGCCACAAACCGGAAGCCGTGCGCTACGTGCTGGCAGGCGGCTACTACCGCCGGCCTCTGAATTTCACTCTTTCTTCCCTGGAAGATGCCAGAGGCGCCTTGAACCGCATGGCCAAATTCGACGCACAGCTCCGAACCGCCGCAGGAATGGATAACATCCCTTCCTACGACGAGTTTCGCGTGTCCCGTCCTGAACTGGGCCTTTTCCAGCCTGCATGGGACAGCCTGAACGATGACCTGAACACTCCGGAAGCTCTGGGCCACGTCTTCACCGCCATGAGAAAAGCGGAGGTTCCCTCTCTGACTCCCGAAGAGGCTCTTCATATGCGGCATGCCTTCCATTTCATCCTGAACGCTTTCGGCATTATACTGCCGAAAGAGGAAAAAGAAGAAGCCCCGGAGGAAGTACGTACGCTGGCGGAACAGCGCTGGCAGGCCAAGCAGAGCAGGGATTGGGCGGAAGCCGACCGTCTCCGGGCTGCAGTAACGGCCCTGGGCTGGACTATCAAGGACCGGAAGGATGACTATGACATCGTCAAAAGCTAA
- a CDS encoding beta-N-acetylhexosaminidase encodes MKAFLFAAAFLCSLCWAGTNPYNIIPEPVKVTTASGTTKNLKILNEQKVSGLGNEGYTIKLTPGGVELRYTTPNGKAMAMATLLQLQDQLSDTPAGLPCGSIQDAPDFGWRGMMVDVGRYHYPMKELYNFVDAMHYYKYNVLHLHLTEDQGWRLPVPGYDKLRTIGAVRPSAPPNQGNALLANEGMYTKKELQDLVAYCRARGIQVLPEVEMPGHNMALAASYPEFCCNTKRAQVWTHGGVSSKLICPQKPGTKKFIKDTFDTVKQIFPFDYVHIGGDECPMGDWKKCPDCQAARAKKGQGDDVEAQMSDFTKSLGALLAKNKKKPILWYDINKGYYHKGETVMSWLPGEFPRCIDKTKEQGIDLIVTPQYKYYLARTQMKFPKDDVRARPGGGPILLKDCYNFDPRNGRDKNDVKHIKGINLCMWAEWIPSGELLMYMTYPRAMAVSETAWGNHKNRPSLEDFEKKMETHRKHFQKRFGYTLDRTVENKPYREKFITQEQIDRINENYKKGQQNADK; translated from the coding sequence ATGAAAGCATTCCTATTTGCGGCGGCGTTCCTCTGCTCCCTTTGCTGGGCCGGAACCAACCCCTACAACATCATTCCGGAACCCGTCAAGGTGACGACCGCCTCCGGCACTACCAAAAACCTCAAAATCCTGAATGAACAGAAAGTTTCCGGACTTGGCAATGAAGGCTACACCATAAAGCTTACGCCCGGCGGCGTGGAATTGCGCTACACCACGCCCAATGGAAAAGCCATGGCCATGGCAACCCTCCTCCAGCTTCAGGATCAGCTCTCGGATACTCCGGCCGGGCTGCCCTGCGGCAGCATCCAGGATGCGCCGGATTTCGGCTGGCGCGGCATGATGGTGGACGTAGGCCGCTATCACTACCCGATGAAGGAGCTCTACAATTTTGTGGACGCCATGCACTACTATAAGTACAACGTCCTTCACCTGCACCTGACGGAAGACCAGGGCTGGCGCCTGCCCGTTCCGGGCTACGACAAGCTCCGTACCATAGGAGCGGTCCGCCCTTCCGCCCCGCCCAACCAGGGAAACGCCCTGCTGGCCAATGAAGGCATGTACACCAAGAAGGAACTCCAGGACCTGGTGGCCTACTGCAGGGCACGCGGCATCCAGGTGCTGCCGGAAGTGGAAATGCCCGGTCACAATATGGCGCTGGCAGCCTCCTACCCGGAATTCTGCTGCAATACCAAGCGTGCCCAGGTATGGACGCATGGCGGCGTTTCCTCCAAACTGATCTGCCCGCAGAAACCGGGAACCAAGAAGTTCATCAAGGACACGTTTGACACGGTCAAACAAATCTTCCCCTTTGACTATGTGCACATCGGCGGGGACGAATGCCCCATGGGCGACTGGAAGAAGTGCCCGGACTGCCAGGCGGCACGCGCCAAGAAGGGCCAGGGAGATGATGTGGAAGCCCAGATGAGCGATTTCACGAAGAGCCTGGGCGCCCTTCTGGCCAAAAACAAGAAAAAGCCCATCCTGTGGTATGACATCAACAAGGGTTACTACCACAAGGGAGAAACCGTCATGTCCTGGCTGCCGGGAGAATTCCCCCGCTGCATCGACAAGACGAAGGAACAGGGAATCGACCTGATCGTCACTCCCCAGTACAAGTATTACCTGGCCCGCACCCAGATGAAATTCCCGAAGGACGACGTACGGGCCAGGCCCGGCGGCGGCCCCATCCTCCTTAAGGACTGCTACAACTTCGACCCCCGCAACGGACGGGACAAGAACGACGTCAAGCACATCAAGGGCATCAACCTCTGCATGTGGGCGGAATGGATTCCTTCCGGAGAACTGCTGATGTACATGACCTATCCGCGGGCCATGGCCGTCTCTGAAACCGCCTGGGGCAACCACAAGAACCGCCCCAGCCTGGAAGATTTCGAGAAAAAGATGGAAACCCACAGGAAGCACTTTCAGAAGCGTTTCGGCTATACGCTGGACCGTACAGTCGAGAACAAGCCCTACCGCGAAAAGTTCATCACCCAGGAACAAATCGACCGCATTAACGAGAACTACAAGAAGGGTCAGCAGAACGCGGACAAGTAG
- the lepA gene encoding translation elongation factor 4, whose amino-acid sequence MSIELTRNFSIIAHIDHGKTTLSDRLLEKTNTISDREKQDQLLDAMDLEREKGITIKSHPVTIFYKAKNGKTYKLNLLDTPGHVDFSYEVSRSLAACEGALLIVDAAQGVEAQTLANMHLAMDLNLAIIPVINKIDLPSANLPNVYRQLEDIVCIPHEEAIHASAKMGIGIDEILEAVVERVPAPKTEEDGLLRALVFDSVYDAYRGVVSYVRVISGSVQRGMKVKLFATDEVYEVKEVGIFTPKMTKTDTLEAGDVGYIIANMKSASDVKIGDTYTDCMRPCPEPLPGFKEIRPMVFSGIYPVDSSDFEALKAAMAKLQINDAAFSFQAESSVALGFGFRCGFLGLLHMEIIQERLRREFNMDIISTYPSVIYEVTKTSGEEMQVDNPSLLPEPQEIQEIREPIVKVFIMLPGEYIGDIMQLVLEKRGSVDNTETIDDTRVMLTCTVPLAEILVDFNDKLKSMTRGYGSMDYEYSGYQAAKLIKMDMLIAGEPVDAFSMIVHQDKAASRGRELAERLKNVIPRQLFTVAIQACIGGKIIARESISPMRKDVTAKCYGGDVTRKRKLLEKQKEGKKRMKAIGKINIPQEAFIKVLKTGD is encoded by the coding sequence ATGTCCATTGAATTGACTCGCAATTTCTCTATCATCGCACACATCGACCACGGAAAGACCACCCTTTCCGACCGGTTGCTGGAAAAGACGAATACCATTTCCGACCGGGAAAAGCAGGACCAGCTTCTGGACGCCATGGACCTTGAACGGGAGAAGGGCATCACGATCAAATCCCACCCCGTCACCATCTTTTACAAGGCCAAGAACGGAAAAACCTACAAGCTCAACCTGCTGGACACTCCCGGCCACGTAGATTTTTCCTATGAGGTGTCCCGTTCCCTGGCCGCCTGCGAAGGGGCCCTGCTCATCGTGGACGCGGCTCAGGGGGTGGAAGCCCAGACGCTGGCCAACATGCACCTGGCCATGGATCTGAACCTAGCCATCATTCCGGTCATCAACAAGATCGACCTGCCCAGCGCCAACCTTCCCAATGTGTATCGCCAGCTGGAAGACATCGTTTGCATCCCCCATGAGGAAGCCATTCACGCTTCCGCCAAGATGGGAATCGGCATTGATGAAATCCTGGAGGCCGTCGTGGAACGGGTACCGGCGCCTAAAACGGAGGAAGACGGTCTCCTGCGCGCCCTGGTGTTCGACTCCGTCTATGACGCCTACCGCGGCGTAGTGTCCTACGTACGTGTCATCTCCGGCAGCGTGCAGCGGGGCATGAAGGTAAAGCTTTTCGCCACGGATGAAGTGTATGAGGTCAAGGAAGTGGGAATTTTCACGCCCAAAATGACAAAAACCGATACGCTGGAAGCCGGCGACGTGGGCTATATTATCGCGAACATGAAGTCCGCTTCCGACGTCAAGATCGGGGATACCTACACGGACTGCATGCGCCCCTGCCCCGAGCCTCTGCCCGGCTTCAAGGAAATCCGCCCCATGGTCTTTTCCGGCATTTACCCGGTTGATTCCTCTGATTTTGAAGCGCTGAAGGCCGCCATGGCCAAACTCCAGATCAATGACGCTGCCTTTTCCTTCCAGGCGGAATCTTCCGTGGCCCTCGGCTTCGGCTTCCGCTGCGGCTTCCTGGGCCTGCTCCACATGGAAATCATCCAGGAACGCCTGCGCCGGGAATTCAACATGGATATTATTTCCACATATCCTTCCGTGATCTATGAAGTCACCAAGACCAGCGGCGAGGAAATGCAGGTGGACAACCCCAGCCTGCTTCCGGAACCCCAGGAAATCCAGGAGATCCGGGAACCCATCGTCAAGGTGTTTATCATGCTTCCCGGCGAATACATTGGAGACATCATGCAGCTTGTTCTGGAGAAACGCGGCAGTGTGGACAATACGGAAACCATTGACGATACGCGCGTCATGCTCACCTGCACCGTGCCGCTGGCGGAAATCCTTGTGGATTTCAACGACAAGCTCAAGTCCATGACCCGCGGCTACGGCTCCATGGATTATGAATACTCCGGCTACCAGGCCGCCAAGCTGATCAAGATGGACATGCTCATCGCCGGAGAGCCGGTGGACGCCTTCTCCATGATCGTTCACCAGGACAAGGCGGCCTCCCGCGGCCGGGAACTGGCGGAACGGCTGAAAAACGTCATTCCCCGCCAGCTTTTCACCGTCGCCATTCAGGCCTGCATCGGCGGCAAGATCATCGCCCGTGAAAGCATCTCTCCCATGCGCAAGGACGTTACCGCCAAATGTTACGGCGGTGACGTGACCCGCAAGCGCAAGCTTCTGGAAAAGCAGAAGGAAGGGAAAAAGCGCATGAAGGCCATCGGGAAAATCAATATCCCGCAGGAAGCTTTCATCAAGGTGCTGAAAACTGGGGACTAA